In Brevundimonas sp. SGAir0440, one DNA window encodes the following:
- a CDS encoding metallophosphoesterase, producing the protein MGRVLQFSDVHFGCEHKRACAAALDYAHATPNDLVLITGDITQKGFPDEFKAAGEWMRAMPEPRFVIVGNHDVPYWDAIARVFHPWRAFETATGFPAHDGQFCSDAVMVRGVVTARGWQARPNWSKGVIDLDQTRRAAEALRQAPIGALRILACHHPLIEMVGTPMTGDVKRGDEAALIFAEAGVDLIMTGHVHVPFAMPIPLADRCSYAVGCGTLSHRERGAPPGFNQIDWDAKTITVTALAWDGTGYRSHQVWRLPRRQDTRKANTAPSPVEPGELEKAAV; encoded by the coding sequence ATGGGACGCGTTCTTCAGTTCTCCGACGTCCATTTCGGCTGCGAGCACAAACGCGCCTGCGCCGCCGCTCTGGACTACGCCCACGCCACGCCGAACGATCTGGTGCTGATCACCGGCGACATCACCCAGAAGGGGTTTCCCGACGAGTTCAAGGCCGCCGGCGAATGGATGCGGGCCATGCCCGAGCCGCGCTTCGTCATCGTCGGCAATCATGACGTGCCCTATTGGGACGCCATCGCGCGGGTCTTCCATCCCTGGCGGGCGTTCGAGACGGCGACCGGCTTTCCGGCCCACGACGGCCAGTTCTGCAGCGATGCGGTCATGGTGCGCGGCGTCGTCACCGCGCGCGGCTGGCAGGCGCGCCCCAACTGGTCGAAGGGCGTCATCGATCTGGACCAGACGCGGCGTGCGGCGGAGGCCCTGCGTCAGGCGCCGATCGGCGCGCTGCGAATCCTGGCCTGCCACCATCCGCTGATCGAGATGGTCGGCACGCCGATGACCGGCGACGTCAAGCGCGGCGATGAGGCGGCCCTGATCTTCGCCGAGGCCGGCGTCGATCTGATCATGACCGGCCACGTCCATGTGCCGTTCGCCATGCCGATCCCGCTGGCGGACCGCTGCTCCTACGCCGTCGGCTGCGGGACGCTGTCGCACCGCGAGCGCGGCGCGCCGCCCGGCTTCAACCAGATCGACTGGGACGCCAAGACCATCACCGTGACGGCCCTGGCCTGGGATGGAACGGGCTATCGCTCGCATCAGGTCTGGCGACTGCCGCGCCGTCAGGACACCCGCAAGGCGAACACCGCGCCCAGCCCGGTCGAGCCCGGCGAACTGGAGAAGGCGGCGGTCTGA